From Fusarium oxysporum f. sp. lycopersici 4287 chromosome 10, whole genome shotgun sequence, the proteins below share one genomic window:
- a CDS encoding hypothetical protein (At least one base has a quality score < 10): MTCTAALCPQAHPVEFDSRNWTRSMKRNPTQIAPSILKLLFVSHTSHRNQDFGAAFSPSQTNCICYAVFLWLALLSLPLILGPAGSVDQISLSTPHCRFRRAPRARSRLNA, from the coding sequence ATGACATGCACCGCCGCCTTATGCCCGCAGGCCCACCCGGTTGAATTCGACTCGAGAAATTGGACCCGTTCAATGAAACGAAACCCCACGCAGATTGCGCCCTCAATATTGAAGCTGCTCTTTGTCTCTCACACCAGCCACCGCAATCAAGACTTTGGTGCGGCATTTTCTCCGTCGCAGACCAACTGCATCTGTTATGCTGTATTCCTGTGGCTTGCGTTGCTCTCGCTTCCACTGATATTGGGTCCTGCAGGGTCTGTTGATCAAATCTCATTAAGCACCCCTCACTGCCGTTTCCGTCGGGCCCCTCGTGCACGGTCACGCTTGAATGCTTGA